The following coding sequences lie in one Cloeon dipterum chromosome 1, ieCloDipt1.1, whole genome shotgun sequence genomic window:
- the MED28 gene encoding mediator of RNA polymerase II transcription subunit 28 produces MATTTNENGNIVDEFEEAFQACLGVLTKDDAQKVEVDELRSEVDQVNVRFVDLARQMEAFFLQKRFLLSALKPELIVKEDIQELKVELARKDELLMRHYEKIAQWQHLLADLQSWAKSPAHGQPPPGQVPPGQQTPQPSPIIQPGIMPNQVPGMAPGPPNPVVLQQQQMQQQHLMQQQQQQQMQQGPPMSPAAGHPVQQQMMFMQGPPRGPMGFPGPGGAMQAGLQGPLAYLEKTTSNIGMPDTRR; encoded by the exons ATGGCTACAACAACGAATGAGAATGGCAACATCGTTGATGAATTTGAAGAAGCTTTTCAG GCATGCTTAGGTGTACTGACTAAAGACGATGCACAAAAAGTTGAAGTGGATGAACTAAGGTCGGAAGTTGACCAAGTCAACGTGCGATTCGTAGATTTGGCTCGTCAGATGGAAGCGTTCTTTTTGCAGAAAAGATTTCTCCTCTCAGCCTTGAAACCTGAGCTCATTGTGAAAGAA GACATCCAAGAACTGAAAGTGGAGCTGGCTCGCAAAGACGAGCTCCTGATGAGgcattatgaaaaaatagctCAATGGCAACACCTTTTGGCTGATCTGCAAAGTTGGGCTAAGTCGCCAGCGCATGGCCAACCTCCTCCTGGTCAGGTGCCTCCTGGACAACAGACTCCACAACCATCACCAATCATTCAGCCTGGAATAATGCCTAATCAA GTTCCAGGTATGGCACCAGGTCCCCCAAATCCTGTGGTCTTGCAGCAGCAACAAATGCAACAGCAGCACCTCatgcaacaacaacagcagcaacaaatGCAACAA GGTCCCCCGATGTCACCGGCTGCAGGTCATCCTGTCCAGCAGCAGATGATGTTCATGCAAGGTCCTCCAAGAGGCCCAATGGGCTTTCCAGGTCCAGGTGGTGCCATGCAAGCTGGCTTGCAGGGTCCCTTGGCCTACCTGGAGAAGACCACGTCCAACATAGGCATGCCGGACACAAGAAGGTGA
- the LOC135948356 gene encoding holocytochrome c-type synthase: MGNTVSAAETVAAHVTGSLPKGHPTVNLSSLEPPPECPMHRKAEAPKAEAVLIGECPVGGGGDIDPTNMMPPPNQQPSPGQPFPLQTDRQISSIPKVGDKKEYWVYPSPQMFWNAMLRKGWVWKAEDIKKEDMNNIIKIHNANNEQAWQEVLKWEALHAKECGDPRLKSFGGKATQYSPRARIRQLLGYELPFDRHDWIIDRCGKDVRYVIDYYDGGVIDGNTYQFALLDVRPAMDSFDNVWDRMKVAYWRWKYEREEKQQQQQQSSN; this comes from the exons ATGGGTAACACGGTGTCTGCTGCTGAGACTGTGGCTGCGCACGTGACAGGTTCATTGCCTAAAGGTCACCCGACTGTGAATTTGAGCAGCCTCGAACCTCCTCCGGAATGTCCCATGCACAGGAAAGCGGAGGCACCCAAAGCAGAA GCCGTCTTAATCGGAGAGTGTCCAGTTGGGGGCGGAGGCGATATCGACCCGACTAACATG ATGCCTCCACCAAATCAACAACCGTCACCTGGACAACCCTTCCCCCTTCAAACTGATCGCCAGATATCTTCAATCCCTAAAGTGGGCGACAAAAAGGAATACTGGGTATACCCTTCGCCACAAATGTTTTGGAACGCTATGCTGCGTAAGGGATGGGTATGGAAAGCTGAGGACATCAAGAAAGAGGATATGAATAACATCATTAAGATTCACAATGCCAACAACGAACAGGCGTGGCAAGAGGTACTCAAGTGGGAAGCTCTTCATGCAAAGGAGTGCGGTGACCCAAGGCTCAAGAGTTTTGGAGGCAAAGCCACACAATATTCGCCTAGAGCAAGGATCAGACAACTTCTAGG CTATGAACTGCCTTTTGATCGCCACGACTGGATCATTGATCGCTGCGGTAAGGATGTGCGCTATGTGATCGACTACTATGATGGAGGTGTAATCGATGGCAATACCTACCAATTCGCATTACTGGATGTCCGGCCAGCTATGGATTCCTTTGACAACGTTTGGGACCGCATGAAGGTTGCGTACTGGCGCTGGAAATATGAAAGAGAGgagaaacagcagcagcagcagcagtctaGTAATTAA
- the LOC135934672 gene encoding proteasome adapter and scaffold protein ECM29, with translation MAATDELSLLEKVVLRIGSAATDEQLQSVVSKFLPPVLLKLSSQQDGVRKKVLELLVHVNKRIKNRPVVQLPVDALLLQYQDPTASTFVTNFTIIYIKLGYPRMPTAKQAELAPCLLNALVDKPQSHQDSLLLLLMPIMGEVKFEGSNFFRLSEKPNLAKLLLEFMLDMLLLPYGARPSKAPVAVARQQQNQQQSQMPQPGAQQGGQQAANQCQVPPGMSEYGFKRVCGENELKAEQLEQIKLGIIKFLSGSDIPDADKLCPLSVAAADTRFAVAEAADSELKKIAHNLDWSSPSLMQLVFLIFLGNIPAKQVKQELKRYPANTRIRLKLLPLLCRARGAALQFPACIQVVFDCLYGHNTNLRLKLTALQYTTIIIHAAPASRLSPVAGVLLSGMLKLIAEEQDKQLKILAYSTVGRLGHKMPILVSKDLTLVQTFFDALAQEDPGVKESVREALLNFSTAFNSLDQAKKTMLAAMLAKSVESPESMVRFVAVRYIISVFDSKDALSRLMLLLATTDVKDEVSNEAQKALYGIDKGETDEGRPEMPTFFDMVTQIKQKIEFRAESAAPGSLNTLPFSPEVFTQMLTFTRLCLASEAGAKMAAHVARPQPLAATPTLRHHIHQVLANESTAACLKEYFTLLLDLLTASPVVNPLCFLVELVGCAPEEFAPSLCSSLKMVTGLSVSTKRGLREMGSQLYGIMLAYTEDDPKFESSLCELNKALSSKNFETKHGALLTLGFGLERRLFLLQQQNKLSGKLASWPNLKQAVLSIIGLVNDNQQMLKSSACFALGEVGRRASLPLEKGSLKEEPGKLDVANQLLGIVRNNKLPIKVKEEAAKAAGLLCVGENFPHRREIMQSLLDSAKESREVDAHLMVSETLVTCALGPGGPNSRDLWSVTEEEFRVPPETDLTHLEWLLEQLLGRMVPDLHPASRQASCIWLLAIVKHCHSLTPVALKRTKIQSAFMDLLSDNNDLVQDLASKGLGFVYEASSEQEQKELVQNLLEQLSSGKKAVQKVTADTKVFAEGQLGQNPSGGNLSTYKELCSLASELNQPDLIYKFMHLANHNNAWNSKLGAAFGFSSIMAKAGEHLEPYMPKLVPRLYRYRFDPNPRIQASMASIWQALVKEQKETVDRYECEIMEDLLTNLTSGQWRVRLSCCNAVSDLLRSRNLYPFVRQVSRLWDTLMLVMDDVHEGTRQAATHAAETLSKSLIKICGEDQAKAVVAEVLESVLNGLHSKVSEIRAVCLSTISDLVKTSGDLLVPHLRVILVALLQAVGEADPASLNTLSLQLSGGGTSAQKQQEILDHARAHSIRGHPAMQTINRLMLHVTVDVVSTCVSDLADLCGTQVHLGTRVGVAHFLELILRQLGADLSPHMSKLIWAMVKGLEDRNAAVRTIFAQTLGHLLHIAEQNIAQKVLAKLQKLYFDKQDDATSGAIAQVLLTLGQNYSDAIKDHIRSQIIPLAFLGMHTAASPENNLRELWTEVWTESVTWTEAGLRAHLPAVTLMLKDAIESRSWSLKAQSAEAICAVAAKLKGDLPAETRKELATLLLAALTGRTFAGKEAILEATASFTKSCSVALKEELNQIVDDNQANDILKAMMREARKESPQYRIHALVALGDTLQALEVDSFEEVYTMVTPILKKGLNEKDSSDSEDDKPGNKGGEIRIRLKESCYECLGKAWPKTVETQTKFRLQVLQECVEQLPSSPRSLQVAIMAALKQYMEHLHLPQEPMSEDEPDELETILAQLIKALSCALSVPKHPKLRKEALGVLFLLVKRLKDEDRKSQIANIEKKLKKNLEEASRDSLPEIKSKVADIRELFKGL, from the exons ATGGCAGCTACCGACGAGTTGT cGCTTCTTGAAAAAGTTGTTTTGCGTATTGGTTCAGCTGCCACTGATGAACAACTTCAGAGTGTCGTCTCCAAATTTTTACCGCCTGTTCTCCTGAAGCTCTCCAGCCAGCAGGATGGTGTTCGGAAAAAG GTGCTGGAGCTGCTCGTTCATGTCAACAAGCGAATTAAGAACCGACCCGTAGTTCAGCTTCCCGTTGATGCTCTGCTCCTGCAATATCAGGATCCGACTGCCAGCACTTTCGTGACT AACTTCACGATCATCTACATCAAATTAGGATATCCTCGAATGCCAACAGCGAAACAGGCAGAACTTGCTCCATGCTTACTGAATGCCTTGGTCGACAAACCACAGTCTCACCAAGACAG CTTGCTCTTGCTACTGATGCCAATTATGGGCGAGGTCAAATTTGAGGGTTCAAATTTCTTCAGGCTCAGTGAGAAGCCAAACCTGGCAAAGTTGCTCCTAGAGTTCATGCTTGACATGCTCCTTCTACCTTATgg TGCTCGGCCTAGCAAAGCTCCAGTTGCAGTCGCTCGCCAACAGCAAAACCAGCAGCAGAGTCAAATGCCACAACCAGGTGCCCAACAGGGTGGCCAGCAAGCAGCGAATCAATGCCAAGTGCCTCCGGGAATGTCCGAGTATGGCTTTAAGCGAGTGTGCGGTGAAAACGAGTTGAAGGCGGAGCAGCtggagcaaattaaattggggATAATTAAGTTTCTGTCTGGATCTGATATACCAGACGCTGATAAGCTGTGCCCCCTCTCTGTTGCCGCAGCTGATACAAGGTTTGCTGTGGCCGAAGCCGCAGACTCTGAGCTAAAAAAGATTGCGCATAATTTGGACTGGAGTAGTCCATCGCTCATGCAGCtcgtttttctcattttcctcGGAAATATTCCGGCCAAGCAG gtTAAACAGGAACTGAAACGTTACCCGGCAAACACAAGGATTCGTCTGAAACTGCTTCCCCTGTTGTGCAGAGCAAGAGGCGCAGCTCTCCAGTTTCCGGCTTGTATTCAAGTTGTCTTTGATTGTCTTTACGGCCACAACACCAATCTGCGCCTCAAGCTTACGGCGCTTCAATACACGACTATAATCATCCATGCGGCGCCTGCTTCTCGACTCAGTCCTGTAGCTGGAGTCCTCTTATCAGGCATGCTGAAACTCATTGCCGAAGAG caagacaaacagttgaaaattcttgCGTACAGCACTGTTGGCCGCTTGGGACACAAAATGCCTATATTGGTCAGCAAGGATTTGACACTCGTCCAGACTTTCTTTGACGCTCTAGCTCAAGAAGACCCTGGAGTGAAAGAATCTGTCAGAGAGGcacttcttaatttttccactGCCTTTAACTCGTTGGACCAAGCAAAGAAAACCATGCTGGCAGCTATGCTGGCAAAATCTGTTGAGTCGCCAGAGTCCATGGTCAGATTTGTTGCTGTGCGCTACATTATTTCTGTGTTTGATTCGAAGGATGCACTGTCAAGATTGATGCTGCTTCTCGCAACCACCGATGT CAAGGACGAGGTGTCCAATGAAGCGCAAAAAGCACTTTATGGCATTGATAAGGGGGAGACTGATGAGGGTCGACCTGAAATGCCCACATTCTTTGACATGGTCACTcag AtcaaacagaaaattgaatttagggCCGAATCCGCAGCGCCTGGAAGCTTGAACACTCTACCCTTTTCTCCAGAGGTTTTCACCCAG ATGTTGACGTTCACAAGGCTTTGCTTGGCTTCTGAAGCAGGAGCAAAAATGGCTGCCCATGTCGCTCGGCCGCAGCCTCTAGCTGCTACCCCGACACTCCGACACCACATTCATCAGGTTTTGGCTAATGAATCCACTGCTGCGTGCCTCAAGGAATACTTTACGCTGTTGCTTGATTTGCTTACAGCCTCTCCAG TTGTGAACCCGTTGTGTTTTTTGGTGGAGCTTGTTGGTTGTGCACCTGAAGAATTCGCTCCATCTCTCTGCTCCAGCTTGAAAATGGTCACTGGCCTGTCGGTATCTACAAAGAGAGGCCTCAGGGAGATGGGATCTCAATTATATGGAATAATGCTGGCATACACCGAAGATGATCCAAAGTTTGAATCCTCCTTGTGTGAGCTCAACAAAGCTCTATCAAGCAAG aattttgagACCAAACATGGAGCCTTACTGACTTTGGGCTTTGGACTGGAAAGAAGGTTGTTTCTCCTGCAACAACAGAACAAGCTTTCTGGAAAGCTGGCATCCTGGCCTAATTTAAAACAAGCTGTTTTATCCATAA TTGGACTTGTTAATGACAATCAACAGATGTTGAAGTCTTCAGCGTGCTTTGCCCTTGGAGAAGTTGGTCGCCGTGCCAGTTTACCCCTAGAAAAGGGATCCTTGAAGGAGGAGCCTGGCAAACTTGACGTGGCAAATCAGCTATTGGGAATCGTGCGCAACAACAAACTGCCGATTAAGGTGAAAGAGGAGGCTGCTAAGGCTGCTGGCCTCCTCTGCGTCGGGGAGAACTTCCCGCACCGGCGCGAGATCATGCAGAGCTTGCTCGACTCTGCCAAGGAGAGTCGAGAGGTGGATGCTCACCTGATGGTCAGCGAAACACTTGTCACCTGTGCACTTGGACCAGGTGGACCCAACTCAAGAGACTTGTGGAGTGTCACAGAAGAGGAGTTCAGAGTGCCGCCTGAGACTGATCTGACTCACCTGGAGTGGCTGCTTGAGCAACTTTTGGGCCGCATGGTTCCTGACCTCCATCCAGCCTCTCGGCAAGCCTCTTGTATCTGGCTACTGGCCATTGTCAAGCACTGCCACAGTTTGACCCCGGTGGCTTTGAAGAGAACTAAAATCCAATCTGCTTTCATGGACCTCTTATCTGATAATAATG atttGGTCCAGGACCTTGCTTCCAAAGGATTAGGATTTGTATATGAAGCTAGCAGCGAGCAAGAGCAGAAAGAGCTTGTCCAAAACTTGCTTGAACAGCTTTCATCTGGGAAAAAAGCAGTCCAAAAAGTAACTGCAGACACCAAAGTATTTGCAGAAGGACAGCTGGGACAAAATCCATCAGG AGGAAATCTGTCCACTTACAAAGAGCTGTGTTCCTTGGCTTCAGAGCTCAATCAGCCAGACTTGATTTACAAATTCATGCACTTGGCCAACCACAACAACGCCTGGAACTCCAAATTA GGAGCTGCCTTTGGATTCTCAAGCATCATGGCCAAAGCTGGAGAGCACTTGGAACCGTATATGCCCAAGTTGGTGCCAAGGCTTTACCGCTATCGCTTTGACCCAAATCCACGAATTCAAGCCTCGATGGCATCCATTTGGCAAGCATTGGTAAAAGAGCAGAAAGAAACAGTTGACCGCTATGAGTGTGAGATTATGGAAGATCTGTTGACGAACCTAACGTCCGGCCAGTGGCGAGTTCGTCTTTCCTGCTGCAACGCTGTTTCCGATCTCTTGCGTAGCAGAAACTTGTATCCTTTTGTGCGCCAGGTTTCTAGACTTTGGGATACACTGATGTTAGTGATGGATGACGTTCATGAAGGTACCAGGCAGGCAGCCACTCACGCTGCTGAAACTCTGTCAAAG TCGCTAATCAAGATATGTGGTGAGGACCAGGCCAAGGCTGTAGTTGCCGAGGTCCTTGAGTCAGTTCTCAATGGTCTTCACAGCAAGGTATCCGAAATCCGAGCTGTTTG TTTGTCGACCATTAGTGACTTGGTTAAAACTTCTGGAGATCTCCTAGTACCGCATCTACGAGTTATTCTCGTTGCTCTCTTGCAAGCAGTTGGCGAGGCTGATCCAGCCTCTTTGAACACGCTAAGTCTCCAACTTTCTGGCGGTGGCACGAGCGCCCAAAAGCAGCAGGAAATCCTAGATCACGCTAGAGCTCACTCTATTCGCGGCCATCCAGCCATGCAAACGATCAATAGA CTGATGCTTCACGTGACCGTTGACGTTGTGTCCACTTGCGTGTCCGATTTGGCTGATCTGTGCGGAACGCAGGTGCATCTGGGCACAAGGGTGGGAGTGGCCCACTTCCTGGAGTTAATTCTTCGGCAGTTGGGCGCGGATTTAAGCCCGCACATGAGCAAGCTGATCTGGGCCATGGTGAAAGGACTGGAGGACCGCAATGCGGCGGTGCGCACAATTTTCGCACAGACTCTAGGTCACTTGCTGCACATTGCGGAGCAAAACATCGCACAGAAAGTGCTGGCCAAACTGCAGAAACTGTACTTTGACAAACAAG ACGATGCGACGAGTGGTGCAATAGCACAAGTGCTGCTCACTCTCGGGCAGAACTACTCTGACGCAATCAAGGATCACATTCGCAGTCAAATCATTCCTCTGGCCTTCCTCGGGATGCACACAGCTGCAAGTCCAGAAAACAACCTGAGGGAATTGTGGACAGAAGTTTGGACCGAGTCGGTGACGTGGACCGAGGCCGGCCTCCGAGCGCACTTGCCCGCCGTCACGCTCATGCTGAAAGACGCGATCGAGTCGCGCAGCTGGAGTCTCAAGGCCCAGTCGGCCGAAGCGATTTGCGCCGTGGCGGCAAAGCTCAAGGGTGACCTTCCGGCCGAGACGCGTAAGGAGCTGGCCACTCTACTCCTCGCCGCTCTCACTGGCAGGACATTCGCGGGAAAAGAAGCCATTTTGGAAGCAACCGCGAGTTTCACTAAGAGCTGCAG TGTTGCCTTGAAAGAAGAGCTTAACCAAATAGTAGATGATAATCAGGCTAATGATATTTTGAAAGCGATGATGAGAGAGGCAAGAAAAGAGTCTCCGCAGTACAGAATTCACGCGCTGGTAGCCCTCGGAGACACACTGCAAGCCCTGGAGGTTGATTCCTTTGAAGAAGTGTACACGATGGTCACTCCGATCCTGAAAAAG GGCCTGAATGAGAAAGATAGTTCCGATAGTGAGGACGACAAGCCTGGTAACAAGGGTGGAGAAATACGCATCCGACTGAAGGAGTCGTGCTATGAGTGTCTCGGCAAAGCTTGGCCCAAGACCGTGGAGACGCAGACCAAGTTTCGGCTTCAGGTGCTGCAGGAGTGCGTTGAGCAGCTTCCTTCGAGCCCCCGCTCCCTCCAGGTGGCCATCATGGCTGCCCTGAAGCAGTACATGGAGCACCTGCACCTTCCCCAGGAGCCGATGTCAGAAGATGAACCTGACGAACTTGAAACCATCCTAGCACAACTCATAAAGGCTCTTTCCTGCGCATTGA GTGTTCCAAAGCATCCAAAGCTCCGGAAAGAGGCTCTCGGTGTTTTATTCTTGTTGGTCAAGAGACTGAAAG ATGAGGATCGCAAAAGCCAGATTGCAAATATTGAGAAAAAGTTGAAGAAAAACCTGGAGGAGGCAAGTCGAGACAGCTTGCCAGAAATCAAGTCTAAAGTTGCAGACATCAGAGAACTCTTCAAAGGGTTGTAA